tttgacaaaaaaaaatattaaatttaaaaaataataaaaacattatttgcTATCAGTAGTTTCCATGTTTTGGGACTTAGTAacataagaatttattttttacaactaTCTCAAACAAActccaaatttatttttattagacctTTAAGACAAATAACAATAAGAATGGTCCAAAAATATAATACTGGGAGCTATGATTAAATAAAGAGAGAGAACTCTCATGATCAAGGAAAATTACTAAAGTAGAATTACCTTATTAAATTTACTATCCTACAGAGGAAAACTTACAATTTTGCCATCCCTCCTTGCTTCTTCCAAATATTGGTCCCACACTTCTTTGGTGGTAATAAGTTTCACATTCCCAGCAACAAAATCCACGTTATCATCAGAATCATTATCCTTAGCTTTGTTCTACAAGCATTAGAAATATGAAACTTCTGAGTCAACTTGTTTATCAATGTCTACAAAGTTAAGCATTGAGGATTTCCAACTAGTACATGACCTAATTAACACTTTGATTTTTCAAGCATTCAGGCtaaaatattactttcaaaAGCAATTGAAACCTTTAATTAGatagggaaaaaaagaaattatatgtaataaatCAGAGCAATCTAGAATTTAATGATTCCTATGAACGGATTTAAACaccatcttttgattttgataacagaagataaaataaaaacaatatagaaTAGGGGGGAAAATGAATGGTCCAATCATGTATCAACTGCCAACAAAACCCATctgaatcaatttaaaaaatacatgcaGCCTTTAACTAactgtaggaaaaaaaaagtttaccaATTGCATGAAAGTAATATTTTAGCCTGAGCTTTGCAACCAGGACAAGAAACATTCAACAAATTCTATCTTTCAACAGAATCATAACAGGCCTTGCATGAAAGCTCATTTAAGATTAGAAAAATACCTAGTGTATACtgaaattatttcatattttgtgAAACTATCCTCTCGAGAGCCAATCTCATGAAGATATAGACAATCTGGATTGCTACAAGGCTGGTCATCAAGATCTATCCCCAATCAAGCTTTAACTAATGAAAGaacaaattatataattcataagGAATTAGTAATTTTCAAACCATGTTTATGAGCCATGCATGACAATATTTAGTGGTTCCAAAACAAGCCCTGCAAATGCATAAATTAAAACCTCTACCCTttgcacaaattaaaaaaatcccaaaattaCAATTGAATAAAACCAAGACATACATTGACATAACAATACAGTGAAACACACATTTCAGTTTCTGCATGTGCAACAAGGTCATTAACTAATAAGAACTACAAtcaaataagagagaaaattatACCTTGATCTTGGCCAACATTATCTTGAACCTATCAAAATCATTGAGGGATGCCCTTCTCTTTCTAACAATGAGTTTCCTGCCCCATGAACTCTTCCCTCACTTGGTCTTAACATCTGTTCATTAACAAGTaacataaacaaatattttcaattataacctaatgataaaaattaacaataacaataatcgATGGAAAAGCAACGAAACAACATCCTCCATGGCTTTGACAAGACCTTTCTTCTTAGGGACCCTCTTAATGTCAATCTTAATGTCGGTTAGGGAAAGCCTTTTGAAATTGACTTGGGACCTCACCATATCAGGGGCATCGATAAGAGCCTAATATTATTAGGATTATCAACAAAGCAAGAACTAATTCTAAGAAAGCATGCAAATGGATGTGTGTAAATGTGAATAAAGGTAAGAACTTGGGTGGTGGTGGGGGAGTTACTCTGTTATGGTCAATGACGTCGACAATGACGACGAGCATGCCATATTCCTTGCCGTAGTTGATTTGGGCAACCCTCCTGATCTGAACATACCTCTTGAAAGGTTGAACAAGAAACAGAGAAAACGCAGTTAAAATATGACAATATGAAAGAGAAGAAGTAGCGTAGagtgaaaaagagaaggagAGGAATCACCATTTTGGCTGTAGATTGCAGAGAGGTAGACACGGTACATGCATCTAGGCAAAGCCACCTTCTCCGAGTTGGCGCACGATGCGGAAGCAGTTCTCGTTGATCCAAACATCACCGCCGCCGTTCACGGAGTCGTAAAGTGCGTTCAACCCAAACTCCGAGCTGACGTGTGAGGGGTGGAGCATCTCAGAGGTGAGGTTGCGGCATAGGGTGCGCGACGTGGTGCCGTAGGGGGTGGATTGGTTGTTGTTGACGATTTTTCCGATTGTTGGTATAGATTTGAGAAGAATGGAGTGTAAATGATGGATTAGGGTGAGTGTTTTAGGGATTTTGAAATTGTGAATAGTGAAGGAGCATGTAAGAATGAGAAAGCGAAAAGGTTGCACGCTGCCCAATGAAAGAGAGAAAGTGTAAACGTTTAAAGACGGTGTTTTTACAAAACCACATTTGTATATAACTCAATTACTATGGTTTTTAAATAACCGTACTTAAACTCATAATATTAATGTGTTTAATTACAATACTGCCATTATCTTATTTTCAAAGACGTTTATGGCCGACCGTAATTATTAGCGTGTTgtaataaatcattattttagtagtgagattttattcaatttgagCAGGATCATCTCGACATCTTTATCAGGGAAAAcaattatttctaaattttagGAATATACTAAGtcaaaaaagacaaataaatccAGGTACacgaaataatatttttaggatAAACATAGAAATAATATTACTAAAAACTAtagttgaattaaaataaattttatgaaaatgaatgCCACAATTTACTTACTGTTTAAGCGATAGATCAAATTAATCTAAGTTTGACGAAAGAAAAAGTTTAGGGTatgtttgatttgcatttttattttttatttttattttttgtttttattttctgaaaactgttttcatttttaaaatattaaaattctgaaaatatgtttggtttgatttcttgttttttgttatcatgaaataaaaatactgaaaatttatgatatattgacttcttgtctttttatatttttagatttacttaaaattatatttattgtcatcgcaatttcattttatctgaAATGAGATTTCTTTTCTCAACTGAAAACACTAAAAACgagaatttattgttttcattttctggttatttcctgttttcattttcactgaaaatgttttcagaaattcaaccaaacacatttttatcaccgttttctatttttagtgaaaatgaaaacacaaaataaCCAAACTAAACACCCCTTAATAAACTTAGATTCTAGAACAGTTAAACTCCAGTATTAATTGCATCATTGCAATCGTTACCCCTTGGAATAGACCGAAGACATCATTGAATAAATAATGATCATGATGCATATGGTATTTGAAATTATATGCACCCACATTtcacaaaaatttataatatgaatATTCAAAAGACCAATgatgtaatttgaaaaaaaaaatggtcatCATTATTGTATCCATATTGAAACGTCGTTGTAATACTGTATTTGTAATAACACCCACCAGCATTTTACAAACAAGTGAAACAGGGAAGTGAACCATACATAACCTAACAAGCATGCATAAAATATATCCCAAGTTTTTCATAGTGAGACATTTAACGCATTCACACATTCATGTAATAAGAAATGTCAGATAAAactccacacacacacacacacatatatatatatatatatatatgagattcGAATTGTTTGATGTTCACTAACATGTCAATCATAACTGCCACTCTTTACTTTTTCTATCTGATTTGTTTATTTGTCTATTtaggaaatttaatttatttacttaaattataaaatagaacATGAATTTGGATTCTCATCGCTGAAAAGTTGTGGCGCGTAGACATAATGAATAATATAAGGAACATTATTATCCTTTATCTTAATTTCCTCTTTTGGGTGCCCTTGATGAACCTCTATTATTTTGGTTGTTTCACTAGATTTGCCGTCTCCTTTTTCCTTGGTTGATTCAcctgattttttattattatcatcatcttttttcttgGTTGATTCACCAGACTTACTGTGATCCTTCTCTTTGGTGGTTTCTGAAGACTTCAGTTCCTCTTTGCCCTTCTTCTCTTGATcctttttcacttcctttatgGAAGTAATCTCAGCATTTTTATGCaccttttttctaaaaaatgataTCAATTTCTCAACTTCAATGGTTCCTTCCACTGTTACATTTTGTGCCTTCTGGTCAGTTTTCACATTGAAAATACCTACATTAATTTCTCAAATCAAACTTAGAATTAGCTTGTTTGGTTAGATGGAAGGGGATTCAAATATTATACTATATTATAAATCCATCACTATGAGTTGTGTACCTTTGTGCTTTATTAATCTACTTTTTAGGTCAGCCTCACATTTGTCACAATGCATGTGAACCTTCACCGAGATGATGCGGATAATCGGCTTGAAACCacacatgaaaataattaattagttgccATAGTCCCAAAAGTATTTCAAACATGAATTGAATGATAGATTATTTTGCTACTTCTCTTTATTAACCacttttatccaatttttaaaatcttgaCAGTTTTGCAACTCTGTCGAGATACTTAATTAATCATGGGTTGAACTGTTCAGTCGTTAGTTGAACGGTGTAAATTAATGTAATtgcataacataaaaattaacatatatatatatatatatatatatatatatatatatatatatatatatatatatagtaggtgagcatcacttaaaaaatagaaaaccttTTACacttttgatatattataattacattcttaattatttaggTTATATTTGACtcaaatttttcttaatttcaaagttactttaaagttaaatatcaaaataaaagctttaaaagtaaagtaaagtaaaattgtttcatattttttttaattttaaaattccttTTAAGCTAAGAGttatttagtaaaaagatttaaaactttcaaatttatttaaaactaattgcCTCACTAAAAccaatatattgataaaaaaaatttaaaatatgatgtaAACTTAATTAGTCAacataaattttctttaatgataacaaaataaataaaatattaaaatatatgtttaacattttaatttaaaaacgtCAAAcattactttaattaataaaaaataatttaaaatatattcaaaaaatattttattattcataaaaattaaataaattcaagtatttattaaaaaatataaaatatataaagtttctatattattataattcactaataatgaatttttttaaaacagaattcaataatgccaatatatatttaaaattactaaataaataatattaaaatttttaataaatacattgtcgtaattaagatataaaaaacttaaagaaaattatttttaaaaaaataataaatataaattaaatttatagaataaaaattacaaatatttaacatatcAAAGTTGTATTTGACTATATTATTTACTCATTTAAGTAAcactctttttatttcttactgaatacattaaaaaatttaaaactgatTTATTAGGTTTTtagatatttcaaaatttattttagtaattttagatatgatttataagaatttttatatataatattgattacataaatataagtattattttcaaaagataaCATATCTAAAAAATCTATATTAttgttcaaaaatatatttagaatgtaaaaatgaattatttaaacatagtttgataatgtaaaattaatattttatataaaaaaattaaattaaatatttttttatttttctaaaataaataagttataagCAAATTAAGACTTCTggataaataaagataatttaatatatatatatatatatatatatatatatatatatatatatatatatatatatatatatatatatatatatatatatatatgagaattaTTTAATGGGGAAGAGGTGAAGTACTTAAATTGGAAaatcagtataaaaaaaatgtattttg
The Glycine max cultivar Williams 82 chromosome 16, Glycine_max_v4.0, whole genome shotgun sequence genome window above contains:
- the LOC100783418 gene encoding heavy metal-associated isoprenylated plant protein 4 translates to MAAGKEEKKKEDIEVITAIYKVNLHCEECGSKIKKHLMVTQGVQSVEIEFEKGEIKAKGKIDPLNILKLIEKKSKKKVELISPKVKPKDITTTEQKTKEIKDPIIRIISVKVHMHCDKCEADLKSRLIKHKGIFNVKTDQKAQNVTVEGTIEVEKLISFFRKKVHKNAEITSIKEVKKDQEKKGKEELKSSETTKEKDHSKSGESTKKKDDDNNKKSGESTKEKGDGKSSETTKIIEVHQGHPKEEIKIKDNNVPYIIHYVYAPQLFSDENPNSCSIL